The Iamia sp. SCSIO 61187 genomic sequence ATCGCCAGCCTGGCGGCCATGCTCGTGCTGCTGGCCGCCGTCGTCACCAGCTGGTTCGCCGTGCAACCGGGCACGGCCCTCGAGTCGGTGGCCCGCGCCCTGCGGGGGGTGACCGAGCCCGTGCTGGCGCCGCTGCGCGGCATCCTCCCCCAGCCCCGGCTCGGCGGCGCCCCCATCGACGTGTCGCCCGTCGTCGTGATGGTCGCCCTCTCGGTGCTGCGCCTGCTCCTGGGCTGCTGACGCCCGGGGGAGGCGCCCACGGGTCGGTTCGCGGCGGGCCCCCGGTGACTACGATCCCTCGGATGGACATCTCCTCCGGCCTCTCCGGCACCAAGGAGTTCCGCATCGTCAAGCGGGGCTACGACCCCGACGAGGTGAACGCCTTCCTCGACCAGATCGCGCTGGGGGTCGGCGAGCTGAAGCGGAAGCTGGCCGACGCCGAGGACGCGGCCAAGGCCGCCCGGCGGGCGGCGGAGTCCACGCCCCCGCCGGCGCCGGCGCCGGCCCCGGCCCAGGACGCCGAGGCCGAGGAGATCCACCGGGCCCTGATCCTCGCCCAGCGCGCCGCCGACGAGGAGGTGCGCAAGGCCACCGAGGAGGGCGAGTCGCTGGTGGCCTCGGCCCGGAAGCAGGCCGAGGAGCTGCGCGCCGACGTCGAGGCCGAGCTGGCCCGCCGGCGCGACGAGGGCCGGGCGGGGCTGCTCGCCGAGATCGAGGAGCTCGAGCGGGTCCGAGACTCGCTGTCCAGCGACGTCACCGTGCTGGAGCGCCACGTGGAGGAGCAGCGCGAGGTGGTGCAGGCCGCCATCGGCGAGCTCCAGTCGCTGCTGGACCACCCCGAGGCCTTCCGGGTGGCCACCGAGACCGGCGTGAGCACGACCTCGCCCCCGATCGATCGCGATCCGACCCCTGCGCCCGCGCCGGTGCCCGACGACGTGGCCCCCCCGACCGGGGAGGCCGAGGGGGTGGACCTGCCCGGGAAGGCCGACCTGTCGGCTGCCCTGGAGGACGCCGACGACGAGGCGCCCGAGCCGCCTCCGCCGGCGCTGCGCTCCGACGGTGCCCCCCCGGCGCCGCCGGCGGCGACCGACCGCCCGCCGCCGCCGGCCGAGGAGACCGTCCGGATCGGGTCGCCGCCCCCGCCCCCGCCCCCGCCGGCCCCCGATCTGTTCTCGGGTCCGCGCGGGGGTGACGAGGACGACCGGGACCTGGGTCCGCCCACCGAGGCCGTCGCCACGGTCGGGGCCGCCGACCCCGACGAGGACGCCTTCCTCGCCGAGCTCCGCAAGGCGATGCTCGACGACGAGCCCCTCGGGCCCCGGGACGCGTCGATGCCGGGTGGCCCCGACGACGACGCCGCGGGCGGTCGCGCCCGCCCGCGGTTCGGCCGCCGGCGGTAGCCGCCGCCCCGGGGGCAGGGATCGCCCCGCGCGGCGGCGAAAACAGGGTGCGTCCATCGTCCCCTGAGAGGTCATCGTGCTGGTCGTCTGCGCCCTCGC encodes the following:
- a CDS encoding DivIVA domain-containing protein, producing the protein MDISSGLSGTKEFRIVKRGYDPDEVNAFLDQIALGVGELKRKLADAEDAAKAARRAAESTPPPAPAPAPAQDAEAEEIHRALILAQRAADEEVRKATEEGESLVASARKQAEELRADVEAELARRRDEGRAGLLAEIEELERVRDSLSSDVTVLERHVEEQREVVQAAIGELQSLLDHPEAFRVATETGVSTTSPPIDRDPTPAPAPVPDDVAPPTGEAEGVDLPGKADLSAALEDADDEAPEPPPPALRSDGAPPAPPAATDRPPPPAEETVRIGSPPPPPPPPAPDLFSGPRGGDEDDRDLGPPTEAVATVGAADPDEDAFLAELRKAMLDDEPLGPRDASMPGGPDDDAAGGRARPRFGRRR
- a CDS encoding YggT family protein, whose product is MGALTSILCIASLAAMLVLLAAVVTSWFAVQPGTALESVARALRGVTEPVLAPLRGILPQPRLGGAPIDVSPVVVMVALSVLRLLLGC